GGATGGAGATCGCGGCAAACTCTCTTTTTCCATTTGACCTTTTGATGGTTGGGGAAGACGCTCGGGTTATCACCAATCACCGTGCAATTGGACAACCGCCCACTCACGAGGAGGTTTCCATTGCCTTTGTTTCAATACATTGAGTTGTGCTTTCCGCAGTGCCTGCGCGGGAAGGAATACCATTCTTCAAATGTGACGGAGTCACTGGGTTTCGACTTGCTTTGAAAAGAGGTGGTCACCCTTGAATCCCACCGTCACAGGGTCAACGTGTCTTGTTCACCAATGCTGATTTCCGGTTTTTTCGGCGCCGAGAGTTCAAAGGTTGATTCCGGCAACTGAGAGGCCAGCTCGGTGAGTGCCTCGGCCAGTTCACCTGCCGTGGGCCGCTGGTCCGGGTTTTTATCGAGTGTCCGCAAAATCAGGGCTTCGAGTTCCACGGGGATAGTGGGTGTGATTTCACGTGGCGGACGCGGCATTTCATTGAGATGTTTCATAATCACGCCGTAAACCCCTCCGGCAGTCAACGGGAACGGGACTTTCCCGCAGACGAGTTCATACATCATCACTCCGACGCTATACACATCAACCTTCCCATCGTATGGCTGCGGACTCATTCGCTCTGGAGCCATGTAAGTCAATGTTCCAATGAAGCTTCCAGTTGCCGTGAGCTGATTGATTTTGTCACCGGTATCTTCAGCGGAAAGCTTGGCGATGCCGAAATCAACGACTTTGACGATCTCGCCGTCTTTGGTTCGGTGAAGGAAGACATTGGGCGGTTTGATGTCGCGATGGATGATGCCCAGGCGGTGGGCTTCGGCCAGCACCTGACACACCGGTATCATCCATTGAATGCAGGTCTGAAGTGACCGCGATGGGGTTTGTTTTAATTCATCCGCCAGCGAATGCCCGTGCAATAACTCCATCACCAGATAGGCGATGCCGTCGGTGGAAATTCCGGAGTCAAGCACCGCAACCGCGTTGGGATGGTTAATCCGGGAAGTGGAAACCCCTTCCAGACGAAATCGTTCGACGGCCTCGGCAGAGTCATTTCCCGGAGGCGGACGAAAAACCTTGACCGCAATCGGACGATTGAGCCTCAAATGCGTTGCCCGAAACACCACGCCAAATCCACCTGCGCCGATTTTTTCATCCAGCCGGTATTTTTCGTCCAACACGGTCCCGGGGAGTGCTTCAGCCAGGGCTGAAAAAATCCGGTTGGCTTGTTGCTGCGAGGCCACCAGTTCTTGATTGACCCGTTTTACTTCCTGGATTTGGTGGTCCAGTTTCTCATTTTTCTCAGCCACATCACGATGGGCGGCACTGAGTTCCTCAACCTTTTGGTTGAGTTCCTGGGTCTGGCGCTGAATGGTTTTATGGTCGAGGAAATTCTGAACCCGAAGCTCTGTCACTGTCCGGGCAAAGATATAGGCTAAACTGGTGGCAACCAGCCCCATGGTGTTTATTTCAACGACCGATTGGGCTTTGAGATAAAAGAAATTTGATACAAAAAAATAAAGATAGGTCAGCAGGAACGGAAGAAGGGGAAATTTATCAATCCAGGGAAAGCCGACAATGAGAAACATTAACCCCATAAAATAGATCAGTGGATTTCCACGCTGCATTAAAAAAATGAGAAATGAAATATGAGCCGCCACAACCGCGAAGGTAAACACCGCCAGAAGCCCGTTTCTGTGGTGTGGTTGAAAATCATGTGGCGAGTCTGGTTTTTTGAACCAGTCCAGCAGTAAAAACCCTGAAAAGACAACAATGGAAAGGATATGGAGGCCGGTAAATGTGGTATGGAGCGGGCCGAGAGGCAATTTGAAGACGTTGAGAAAATCAAAAAAGATCAGGAGCAGAATAAAAACAACCAGACAGAATACTGAAAAGATTCGAAACCGATTGAAATAAATAAAAAGCACTTCCTGAAAATATTCATTGCGAAGGTTTTCAGGAATGGTATTGAGGCTGTTTTTGAATAAATTGATTGGTTCCATGGGATCGAGTGGATCGATAAAGTAACCAACGGAATTCAGGAAACAGGTTACTGGATTGAGAGACTGTTGAACTGATTGTCGGCAATCTGTGGAGGAAGCCCCAACAAGATAGCGCATTTCCCAATTTGGGTAAATATTGGGTGCATTGGCTCACTTGAGCCAGATTCCAAATGAGAAACACCTTCACGCGTCAAGCGTGCCGGGTGCGAGGCAAGAAAAACGCTCTCGTCGAAAGACGATACGCTGAACCTTTTTGTGAAAATCTATAGCATTTGGATGATAGTGGTGGAAATTGAGCGACAGAACCGATTGCACCCAGAAAGGCCAGAGGGTATCTTTGGGTGAACGTTCCAATTTGAAGGGTACACTTTTTTGATGGCGATGGGGTTCGCCGATAACCACTCTGTTTTTCCAGAGTTGATGACTCCTGCTATACCAATTTGCAATGGAATCCTCAGTATTAGAAAACAGTCAAGTAATTCAATCAAATAAACTTAGTGAACTACTGACTACAAACTGGTATTACTTTCAGCAGTTGAGGAGACGTGTTATGGAAACACTCTGGAAATATCTGGCGATTGCCGTGGGCGGAGCGATTGGGTCAATGGTTCGCTATTACCTTGGTACGACGGCGCTTTCACGCTGGGGGGCACCGTTTCCGACGGCCACCTTTGTGATTAACATCACCGGGTCGTTTATTCTGGGCTTTTTTTTGACCTTGATTGCCGACCGATTTCCGGTGCATCCCAACTTCAGGCTGGCGGTGGCGGTTGGGTTTGTCGGCGCCTACACCACGTTTTCAACCTTTGAATTTGAAACAGCTACACTGGTGGCCGTCCGCGATATCATGCGGGCGGCGGTGTATGTCGCCCTGAGTGTGGCCGTCGGCTTTGCCGCCGTGTGGTTTGGAATGTACCTGGCAAAACGAGTGGTTGGAGCTTTCCCGGCCCGAATTGCCGCGACGGTTAGCGAGTTTTCTCACCCCGTGGTGCTGCCGGTCCTGCCTGAGCTTCAAAGTGAGGAAGAATCGTAAGGGATCCGGAAGAAAATAAAATCCCACTGAAATCGGGTTCAGGGTTCAGGGTTCAGGGTTCAGGGTTTGAGGACTGGGGAACCAGTAGGTACTACCATTTTGGAATGAAGGTATTGTATTACAGGAAGGCTAAATGATTGAAAAAATTGTATTTCCCTCAGCCCTTAGCCCGGTACCCTCAGCCCCAAATGGTATACCGCTCAAACTGGATTATCTTGCTCTAAACCCTGAACCCTGAACCCTGAACCCTGGTGGTATGATATTTCCATCCGACTCCCTAAGTGTCTGACCGAAAATTCCAGGACAGTTTGAACCACGAACCCCACGAAAAAATCAAACACCTCTAAAATTCCAAACACTCAGGATTTGCTCAGAAGCACCACATTATTCATTTGGGTCCCACGCAGAAGAATCAGGTTTTTTCCATCTGATGACCAATCAAAAAAGAAGATTTTCTCGGTCTGAAAATGAGTCAACGGCCTGGCTTTGCTCATACCATCCAGTGGGAGAACCCAGACATTGCCCCCGTCATCCCGATTGTCCAGAAATGCCAGGGAGCGTCCGTCCGGTGTGAAATGCAGATTCAGGAGGGACAAGGCCGTCGCAGGCAGTTCAACCGTTTTGGCTAAACTCCCGTCAGGCGGCATAATGACGACCTTGCGGGTCTGACTGGGTTGATACGCAAACTTTTGAAACGCAATCGTGCCATCCCGTCGGGAGGTTTTGACATTGACGGAAGGTTCAAACGTCACCTGTATCGGAGGGCCGCCGTCAAGCGCTACTTTCCAAATTGTCGGGATTTTTCCATCAAACTGATTGAAATAAACCCATTTGCTGTCAAACGAGACTACATGTTCCCAGATGTACTTTGACCCATGAGTTAATTGTTTGACATTTCCGCCGTCAATATCCATTCGCCAGAGATTCGAGCTTCCGGAACGATTGGACCC
The Acidobacteriota bacterium DNA segment above includes these coding regions:
- the crcB gene encoding fluoride efflux transporter CrcB, with protein sequence METLWKYLAIAVGGAIGSMVRYYLGTTALSRWGAPFPTATFVINITGSFILGFFLTLIADRFPVHPNFRLAVAVGFVGAYTTFSTFEFETATLVAVRDIMRAAVYVALSVAVGFAAVWFGMYLAKRVVGAFPARIAATVSEFSHPVVLPVLPELQSEEES
- a CDS encoding protein kinase; translation: MEPINLFKNSLNTIPENLRNEYFQEVLFIYFNRFRIFSVFCLVVFILLLIFFDFLNVFKLPLGPLHTTFTGLHILSIVVFSGFLLLDWFKKPDSPHDFQPHHRNGLLAVFTFAVVAAHISFLIFLMQRGNPLIYFMGLMFLIVGFPWIDKFPLLPFLLTYLYFFVSNFFYLKAQSVVEINTMGLVATSLAYIFARTVTELRVQNFLDHKTIQRQTQELNQKVEELSAAHRDVAEKNEKLDHQIQEVKRVNQELVASQQQANRIFSALAEALPGTVLDEKYRLDEKIGAGGFGVVFRATHLRLNRPIAVKVFRPPPGNDSAEAVERFRLEGVSTSRINHPNAVAVLDSGISTDGIAYLVMELLHGHSLADELKQTPSRSLQTCIQWMIPVCQVLAEAHRLGIIHRDIKPPNVFLHRTKDGEIVKVVDFGIAKLSAEDTGDKINQLTATGSFIGTLTYMAPERMSPQPYDGKVDVYSVGVMMYELVCGKVPFPLTAGGVYGVIMKHLNEMPRPPREITPTIPVELEALILRTLDKNPDQRPTAGELAEALTELASQLPESTFELSAPKKPEISIGEQDTLTL